CTCGACTGATCCGCTCGCGTTCGACGAACGGGAACGTGTTACCGGAGACGGCCGATTCGGCAGCCGTCTTTGCTGCAAGCTGAAAAACAATCGAAATCGGAACGTTAAGGGTGGGGATCCCCTACCATCTCCACGTACAATGACATGGCTCCGTGCGCTCCTCGCTGCCGGCCTCTCGGTTCTCATGCCCGGCGCGGGACACGCCCTCGTTCGGGACTGGCTCCGCGCCGTCGGCTTTGCCGGCCTCTTCCTCGCGGCGAGCGCGATCCTCCTGCCGATCGATCAGGTCGCGGCCCTCGGCCCGATCACGAGCTCCGGCGACCTCTCCAAGTACGCGACCGTCATGACCGAGGAAACCGGCCAGATGACGCAGTTCTTCCTCTCGTTTATCGCCCTGTTCGCCGCGATCGACGCGACCTTCCGCGCGCTCGGCTTCCCGCCAGGCGGGACCGACGACGACGGCGCGACGTGCCCGCACTGCGGGAAGGAAATCGACGAGGAACTCGAGTTCTGCCACTGGTGTACGACGCGGCTCGACCCCGACCCCGAGACGGCCGACGACGGCCCCGTTCGTCCGTAAATCACGGCCCCGCGGGGCGCGGCTACTCGATCGCGCGATATAACCACGCTAGTACTACTTTGCCGGGACCCTTTTCATCGCGCGTCGGATATCGCGGACAGCGACGTCGATCGCCTGGCACGGCC
This window of the Natrinema salifodinae genome carries:
- a CDS encoding zinc ribbon domain-containing protein yields the protein MTWLRALLAAGLSVLMPGAGHALVRDWLRAVGFAGLFLAASAILLPIDQVAALGPITSSGDLSKYATVMTEETGQMTQFFLSFIALFAAIDATFRALGFPPGGTDDDGATCPHCGKEIDEELEFCHWCTTRLDPDPETADDGPVRP